From the genome of Longispora fulva:
CGTTTTCCGTACGTTCGCTGTCAGCCCAGGTCACAGCCGGGAGGGCGCGCTCCCGGTGGCGGATCAGGCGAGTTCGACGAGTGGCCCGCGGGACGGTGTGAACTCCACGACCTGCGCCGTCGCCACCGCGTCGCGGAGGAACGGCTCCTCGGCCAGGGCCGCGTCCAGCACGTCCCGGGCCGCGTCGCGGACCACGATGACGCCGCCCTCGCGCGGGATCCGCCGTCCGGATCCGACCAGCAGGCCTGCGGCGTAGTGGTGCTCCAGCCAGCCGTTGTGTTCGTCGAGTCGGGCGTCGATCTCGGTGAGCGGGGCGGTGTAGGTGAGCGTCACGATGTACATGCACCC
Proteins encoded in this window:
- a CDS encoding YciI family protein, which gives rise to MYIVTLTYTAPLTEIDARLDEHNGWLEHHYAAGLLVGSGRRIPREGGVIVVRDAARDVLDAALAEEPFLRDAVATAQVVEFTPSRGPLVELA